In Acipenser ruthenus chromosome 15, fAciRut3.2 maternal haplotype, whole genome shotgun sequence, a genomic segment contains:
- the clec14a gene encoding C-type lectin domain family 14 member A: MHLWIYLVFFWKAILCEPLKDHMLCTDLFTCYSAHYTSVAYDSAFCENKGVLTTMSTEQENQSILQLLENTNSGNVSFWIGLKREKQQCTQKELKLRGFSWKDGGSNQTEVSKWIKEPALTCTGSRCGALKVSLNRNKVVQEWGWEEENCKKLDGFICKYQDKEMCKALQMKGMSIVNYTAHYQLTMLQYLPSKTSANVTCQSGKTVLLKCQNQTWQLTSSGYTDLEYMCSCKEGHTQSDAGKCVDIDECKKNPCEFKCVNTVGSFACECDKSKGYALGEDKKSCIRQKGIRIGSGSTRMPFADITSIANDMAPNADEKHLTESSTRLSSTHQPLNERNPAPTSASGFTTLVHDEDFKSKETRSNVFIPVVVGIVVLVLLIVIVVGVFKCCFRKSSKTLKSRKREPSNGSMDLSAKNTDSAQHVNENAIENENNYVAS, from the coding sequence ATGCATCTCTGGATTTATCTGGTTTTCTTTTGGAAGGCTATTCTCTGCGAGCCTCTCAAGGACCACATGTTATGCACGGATCTGTTTACTTGCTACAGTGCGCATTACACCAGTGTGGCATATGACTCAGCGTTCTGTGAGAATAAGGGAGTTTTGACCACCATGTCCACTGAGCAAGAAAACCAAAGCATCCTGCAGCTTTTAGAAAACACTAACAGTGGAAATGTTTCATTCTGGATAGGCCTCAAGAGAGAAAAGCAAcaatgtacacagaaagagtTAAAACTTCGGGGATTTAGTTGGAAAGATGGGGGCAGTAATCAAACTGAAGTAAGTAAATGGATTAAAGAACCAGCACTAACATGTACAGGAAGTCGTTGTGGAGCCCTTAAAGTATCACTCAACAGAAACAAAGTGGTACAAGAATGGGGCTGGGAAGAAGAAAACTGTAAAAAGCTGGATGGTTTTATTTGTAAGTATCAAGATAAAGAAATGTGCAAGGCACTCCAGATGAAAGGTATGTCAATAGTGAACTACACAGCACATTATCAGTTAACGATGCTACAGTATTTACCATCAAAGACCTCAGCAAATGTCACTTGTCAATCTGGAAAAACTGTTCTCTTGAAGTGCCAGAATCAGACGTGGCAACTGACATCCAGCGGATACACAGATTTGGAATACATGTGTTCGTGCAAAGAAGGTCACACTCAAAGCGATGCAGGTAAATGTGTAGACATTGAtgaatgcaaaaaaaacccaTGCGAGTTTAAATGTGTCAACACTGTTGGCAGCTTTGCTTGTGAGTGTGATAAAAGCAAAGGGTATGCTCTTGGAGAAGACAAAAAGTCATGCATCCGTCAAAAAGGAATCCGAATAGGGTCTGGTAGTACAAGAATGCCTTTTGCTGACATCACCAGTATAGCGAATGACATGGCTCCAAATGCTGATGAAAAACACCTCACTGAGTCTTCTACTCGCTTATCTTCCACACATCAGCCTTTGAATGAAAGGAACCCAGCTCCAACTTCAGCTTCAGGCTTCACAACTCTGGTTCACGATGAAGACTTTAAAAGCAAGGAAACCCGGTCGAATGTGTTCATTCCCGTTGTGGTTGGAATTGTGGTTTTGGTTCTGTTGATTGTAATTGTGGTTGGTGTGTTTAAGTGCTGCTTCAGAAAAAGCTCTAAGACATTGAAGTCCAGGAAAAGAGAACCATCAAATGGTTCAATGGATCTATCAGCTAAAAACACTGACTCAGCACAGCATGTGAATGAAAATGCTATTGAAAATGAGAACAATTACGTTGCTAGTTGA
- the LOC117422203 gene encoding somatostatin receptor type 1-like, producing MLPNNSSRHLNLEDGFYSLNTSGNETHNDTHGSAVLISFIYSVVCLVGLCGNSMVIYVILRYAKMKTATNIYILNLAVADELLMLSVPFLVTSSLLHHWPFGSFLCRLVLSVDAINMFTSIYCLTVLSIDRYIAVVHPIKAARYRRPTIAKMVNLGVWMFSIMVILPIIIFSTTAPNSDGSVACNMQMPDPQRQWMAVFVIYTFLMGFLFPVIAICLCYILIIVKMRVVALKAGWQQRKKSERKITLMVMMVVTVFVICWMPFYIVQLVNVFVQQHNATISQLSVILGYANSCANPILYGFLSDNFKRSFQRILCLRWMDNATEEPIDYYATALKSRAYSVDEFQPDNLESDSMYRNGTCASRTTTL from the coding sequence atgctgcccaacAACTCCTCTAGACACCTGAATTTAGAGGACGGATTTTATTCGTTGAATACCTCTGGAAATGAGACTCACAATGACACTCACGGCAGTGCAGTACTAATCTCCTTTATCTACTCCGTCGTCTGCTTAGTAGGGCTCTGTGGTAACTCGATGGTTATTTATGTGATCCTGAGGTATGCTAAAATGAAGACGGCTACTAACATCTATATTTTAAACTTGGCTGTCGCAGACGAGCTACTTATGCTGAGTGTGCCGTTTCTGGTGACTTCTTCGTTGCTGCACCACTGGCCCTTTGGATCCTTTCTGTGCCGCCTTGTTCTTAGCGTAGATGCCATCAATATGTTTACTAGTATATACTGCCTTACCGTCCTAAGCATCGACCGTTACATTGCAGTGGTGCACCCTATCAAAGCTGCCCGATACAGGAGACCGACCATAGCAAAGATGGTGAACTTGGGGGTGTGGATGTTCTCCATAATGGTCATATTGCCCATAATAATTTTTTCTACTACAGCACCCAACTCTGACGGCTCTGTAGCATGCAACATGCAGATGCCAGACCCACAGCGTCAGTGGATGGCAGTGTTTGTGATTTATACATTTCTGATGGGGTTTCTGTTCCCTGTGATCGCAATATGCCTGTGTTATATTCTTATTATTGTTAAAATGAGAGTGGTTGCCCTCAAAGCAGGCTGGCAGCAGCGCAAGAAGTCTGAAAGAAAAATCACTCtcatggtgatgatggtggtgacGGTATTTGTCATCTGCTGGATGCCGTTTTACATTGTCCAGCTGGTGAACGTCTTTGTGCAGCAGCATAATGCAACTATCAGCCAGCTTTCTGTCATTCTAGGCTATGCCAACAGCTGTGCCAATCCTATACTCTATGGATTTCTTTCGGACAATTTTAAAAGATCGTTCCAAAGAATATTGTGCCTGCGTTGGATGGACAATGCAACAGAAGAGCCAATTGATTACTATGCCACTGCTCTCAAAAGTAGAGCTTACAGTGTTGACGAATTTCAACCAGACAACCTGGAATCGGACAGCATGTATCGAAATGGTACTTGCGCATCCAGGACTACAACACTGTGA